In the Passer domesticus isolate bPasDom1 chromosome 4, bPasDom1.hap1, whole genome shotgun sequence genome, one interval contains:
- the ATOH1 gene encoding transcription factor ATOH1, whose translation MSLPWAERAREPPAPGQPAPGPERGGCGAFAPASWLGVCCAARLPAAASPRYLLPGEDDEAAAAAEGGAARGGGSSPGGARGGGRPRGGGGPGLRAQVSGVQKQRRLAANARERRRMHGLNHAFDQLRNVIPSFNNDKKLSKYETLQMAQIYISALAELLHGPAAPSDGPGKAEHRGAPFEPPCAAAGAGAPPGPPAPPPGPPRASPPGHGRTRFPPPPAAGGYSVPLDPLHFSFAEGALMGQRAPSPALLLPQPGQPPQERSKTSPRSHRSDGEFSPRSHYSDSDEAS comes from the coding sequence ATGagcctgccctgggcggagcgcGCCCGCGAGCCGCCCGCGCCCGGCCAGCCGGCCCCGGGCCCCGAGCGCGGCGGCTGCGGCGCCTTCGCGCCCGCCTCGTGGCTCGGTGTCTGCTGCGCCGCCCGCctgcccgccgccgcctcgccgcGCTACCTGCTGCCCGGCGAGGACgacgaggcggcggcggcggcggagggcggcgcggcgcggggcggcgggagcagccccggcggggcgcggggcggcgggcggccgcggggcggcggcggccccgggctGCGGGCGCAGGTGAGCGGCGTGCAGAAGCAGCGGCGGCTGGCGGCCAACgcgcgggagcggcggcggatGCACGGGCTGAACCACGCCTTCGACCAGCTGCGCAATGTCATCCCCTCCTTCAACAACGACAAGAAGCTCTCCAAGTACGAGACGCTGCAGATGGCGCAGATCTACATCAGCGCCCTGGCCGAGCTGCTgcacggccccgccgccccttcCGACGGCCCCGGCAAGGCCGAGCACCGCGGGGCCCCCTTCGAGCCGCCCTgcgccgccgccggggccggagctccgccggggccgcccgcgccgccgccggggccgcccagAGCGTCGCCCCCCGGGCACGGCCGGACTCGCTTccccccgccgccggccgcgggGGGCTACTCGGTGCCGCTCGACCCGCTGCACTTCTCCTTCGCGGAGGGCGCCCTGATGGGACAGAGAGCCCCTTCCCCCGCCCTCCTCCTGCCGCAGCCCGGGCAGCCGCCGCAGGAGAGGAGCAAGACGTCGCCCCGGTCCCACAGGAGCGACGGGGAGTTCTCGCCCCGCTCCCACTACAGCGATTCGGATGAGGCCAGCTAA